AGCCAGTAAGATTCAATACATAACAAGTTTATTCAACTTCACAGTTTTAAATATACAACGGCAGATAACAAAAGAGAAGTGGAAGAAACAAAGAGTTAAAGAGAGGGAAACAAATTGTATTTTGTTAgcagaaatgcaaacaataacataCGTGACATCACATGGCTAGGAAGGACATCAAGCACAGTTGCAGCAGAGCATGTCCAAACAGCACTCACAAGTCTCGTAGCAACAGAAGCAGCAACACATTGCAAACAAACTGCACCCGAAAAATGATGATAAAAATTATAAGCTGCTCCATTTAAAATGGCGGAACCAATAAAGGGGTCAAATGTTACTTGGGCTGAAATGGGTTGGCTCAATATGGCCTAAATAATGGGTTATAGCCCAACCCGCCCAATTTAACCCATTATTTTTACAATGTAATATCCTTTTGTTTTTTTCTCGTAAGACAACCAATGTCATGACAAATCTTTACTTTTTTTGTATTTGTTctcttttattttgaattttctttttgtaaTACACCATCAACAGCTCTTTCTGTGACTAAGATCACAACTAATTCGATTTCTTAGATCTGGTAGTATTGACCTTGTTAATTATGtaattgataaaaaataaatgaaaattttAGAGAATCATTTAATTTGCTAGGTAAATTTTTGTGAATAATACTAATTCAATCACGTCGAATTAAtattttgatttctcaaaacgaaaattttcaaaaataataattatatgaGATCCATTCTTTCACCTTTAAGATTAAACTAAttcctattttatttttaaatattctAAAGAGTAGATTGATCCACAAATGTGATTTATAAAAAGAACAAATGTTTTGACCATATAAAATAATTCTATTTCATCATgagattataaattaaaattcaCCTTCCTAGACAAGGAATTACTCCTATTTTTATTTGATTGAGCATCAGTGAAAGTTACATATGTCCAGCTTCTAGAGAGAATTTTGGGCATTCACATGGATCATAGTTGGGCACTATCATAAGTCAacgggagaaattaaaaaatagtctgATTTATagctggtcgttcaaaaatagtccagttttaaaagtaatcgaaatttagccatttttcatgtaaagataaatctgagcgaaaacactattcaaaacccgaaaaatatgtcagtatattatattggagttccagcataagtatgcttgaactccagcagattatactggagttccagcataagtacaatagaactccagcataatatactggagttccagcaagtataattgtccagtataatatactggagtttggagcaccggtgctccagtctccagtatattatactggagtcagcaaagtatatcggtccagcataatatgctggagttcatacacaggtgcatcgaactccagtatattatgctggatcggtctttgttgcagtaaaatagtggctatttttcattgacttcgtaaacactgactatttttgaatgaccagtccgaaaactggctataccgtgctatttttactaatTTGGGCTAGTGGTTTTTCATGGGTTACTTTGGGCTAGCCAAATCAGCCCATCAACAAAATTGCTCTAGCCCAAACCCATTAACACTTAGGCGGGTTGGGCAGGTTACATGGTTTTGGGGTTGTTTTTGCCGCCCCTAATttacgggagaaattcaaaaatagctagatttacaagtggtcattcaaaaatagccacaatttcaaaagtaatcgaaatttagccactttttatataaagataaatttgaaaaaaaactattcaaaatccagaaaatactccaacataatatactaaaattatactggagttccagttttattatactggagtttcagtataatatactggagtttcagtataatatactggagtttcaatataatatactggacttccagcataatataccggtccagcataatatgctggaagttcatacacaggtgctccaatctcctgtatattatgctagaactttccgCGTGCTGGagccagcataatatgctggaagtttatacacgGGTGCACCGAtctccggtatattatactggaactttctgtgttgcagcaaaatagtgactatttttcaatgactttgcaaacgctagctatttttcaatgactagTCCGAAAACTAGCTATCCCATACTATTTTACCTAATTTACACtgggtttattgttgttgttgttgttattctttCAAAAATAATTACCATCAACGGACTTTAATATCAATACTCGTATGATCAGTCTTTCCCTTTTCTAGTTGATAAATCAATGTTTAGACAAGATAATTTTAAGAGCTAATTATAATAGACAAAGGTGACGTGCTGTTTGATGGTGTAAAAATTTCAACTCTTATTTTTATAGATAATTGATAACCTAGCCAAAGTAAGAAAGAGAAGCAACAAAAGTAAAAGCACAGTCCACTGCCACCAATAATCTTTATACTAGTATTTGATTTCTAaatcctgaaaaggaaaaaaaaaaagatgtggCAAAAGTTAAAAGAAGTACGAACCAAGCATAAATGCATCCTTTTTCCTCGCGTCTGCGTTGCACATGTTCAACATAACTCATCTCCTGATACATGGGTGCATCCATTTTTGTTCTAAGCTTATTGCACCTAAAGGCTTTTCAGAGAAGTAATTTATATAATACTGAGAGAGCTTTTGGTATACCTTGAGTTGAGTGAACCACTTTAATTCCTTGTATGGTTTATATTTATAATACAGCAAACTTTGCATAAGACAACTCAAAAAGTCCGTATAGCTAAAGACACATGATTTGTCACAttttttaatactatatatatccTTATCAAATATCTGGCAGTAGTTAGAAAATGGGATTGAGTCGTTTTCATTTTACTGACCTACCAGGTATCTTTGATAGTATATGCTGGGAGAAGTTATACTTCATAATATAATATAATTGCAGTTTGAACAACATAAAGATATCTGCAAGGATAAAACTACTTGTCTTCTCATAATTGGCCAATAATATCGATCACTTTCTCACTTCCCAGTAGACATTGTTGGAGTTTCAACTTATTATGTACTATAAATCCCTCATTAATCACAAGTAAGGCTTAATTTATGTACTAGAGGCCGAGTTGCGGGTTCTAGAGGCCAATAACTTTGGTGCAAACTctgtatttttattaaaaaaaattatgtaatatgtacaaattattaattcaGAACTCAATAACTTAAAAGTGCCAGAATTTGAAACACATAAGTTTTAAGGTTTGAATCATGTGAAAAGTAATTTTTGAGAAATGATATTGTATAGCCAATTATTTTGTCCAAATAGTATCAATATTTATCCTCTAGGGAAATCAGACTCAGTAGAGATATGATGTTACTATTCAATGCAACTAAATTTTTTTGGATAAGCTTATGATTGTAAAGATTGGTATTAAGTCCCTGTCGTAGGGTAGACAAACGTGTGACATTACTTATTTCCACAAAACCTAGAAAGATCAATGGGAGTTATATCAAATGAAGGGTACGGGTGTTAATGGTTCGGTTCGGcaggttattttataaaatttgtatcatactattttttcggttattttattatgtataaTCAAAACTAGACTTTTCGAAACTGTCCCAATACATGTCGGTTTCACTTCGGTATCGGTATAGTTCGGTAAATTTTCGGTATTTTTAAAATGTCATATAAAATTTACTAGTAAAAATAGAATGCAATAACGTACGTTCTATTATAGGACTTAGCGAattctctagacatttttactgtttaaaggatAATGAATTAAAAAACATGAAAGATGGCCAGAGTATAGATACACAACTATTCGACACCAACGTAAGAGAAACCAAGTAAAAGCAAAGAAAGTATAAATCACatgagtggaaagatattaaccaagttgggactcaagaataaagtctatattaaatatttaaaaagataaatctaaattatataaaAGGAATCATATTCaaacattgtagtttgctactcaaaATCgttagaatactttgtgtcttgctaataaagatacttgaaatagcTTAGTTTAAGTATAAGTAGCAgaataggttttaggaattagtattttgaatTTAATTACTTATTGGCTTGTAAcaagttttcataattccaagaccCAATGAAAAATTTAATACTTTATTAGTTTTAAACTTACTATATGaatatatttttcacatgtaaaatttattcggtacggttcggtattttttcggtttatttttataaaataaaaaacctaccatAATTATCGGTAcaattatagatttatataaaaacctacggtttctttaaaaaaaatctaaaaatcggttcggtgcgGTACGGTTTGGTCGGTTTAGTCGATTTTctaatatccattgacaccctaACGAAGGGATTAGGTAGCACAAAAGCTACACAATTTTCACGTAAAATCATGTTAAAATAACAAGTATCCGAAGcctttttaatcattttttggacaaaaaacacttttgtactactttaaaaaaagttacataaatgagtaaaacacagtattatactgcgaattacgTTAACGGAAATTTTgccgttaaagtaattcgcagtatagtactgcgttttacttagatttttttttttgtaaatcgcagtactatactgcgttttactaagaTGATGGGCACAACTATATTTTATTGAAGCTGtttgcagtattatactgcgttttaagtaaaacgcagtataatactgcgaacagcTTCAATAAAATGTAgcccttcttcttccttggaccacTGAACCGAAGGACCTTAAAACCTTCGATTCTGCtggttcccccccccccccccggcgtcaaacttcaaaaaaaaaaatttgggccccacccgtcacataaagagcaaggagtgtaggtcccacatacaagacaagctttgaattccttctttcgggtgcaaaaattcgatttcaatcaaattcaaaaaacttaaatcgaggtatttcaattttgtttatgtcgaaactcgtatagtacatgcatatttgtattgtttaatgtgtttccaagttaatttgtgttatatttgtgtttaaatttgtatcttatttatacccggattgatttattagctttggtacaaaaaattgttaaaatttgataaattatttgtattgttaaaaaattaatattatttattttgtttgttgttcatatttgtattttatgttagttgtttttatatgtaatagtgaccttttagcgtagtaaaataaatagccttttagcgtagtaaaatatagagccttttactgtagtaaaatatagagcctattagtgttgtaaaatatagagccttttagcgtagagtctatgtagtttaagtatgcagtaactgcaaactctatccaattatactttacaaaattaattatttaattataacaataaacttacaaaagtaacaaattcctatatgttgtaaaattaactcaaatatcgagtttggaacccatacataattatttagtccaattgtaaacataattaattatttaatttattaagctagcacacacaattctaaaaatgttaaaattgacacgcataataattaaggataactcggtgctaccgagCCTCAaaaatcgagcctggaacccatacataattattcagtccaattgtaaacataaataattatttaatttattaagctagcacacccaattgtaaaaatattaaaattgacacgaataataattaaggataactcggtgctaccgggcctcaaaaaatgagcctggaacccatacataattattcagtccaattgtaaacataattaattatttaatttattaagctaacagacacaattctaaaaatgttgaaattgacacgcataataattaaggataactcggtgctaccgggcctcaaaaaatgagcctggaacccatacataattattcagtccaattgtaaacataattaattatttaatttattaagctaacagacacaattctaaaaatgttgaaattgacacgcataataattaaggataactcggtgctaccgggcctcaaaaaatgagcctggaacccatacataattattcagtccaattgtaaacataattaattatttaatttattaagctaacagacacaattctaaaaatgttgaaattgacacgcataataattaaggataactcggtgctaccgggcctcaaaaaatgagcctggaacccatacataattattcagtccaattgtaaacataattaattatttaatttattaagctaacagacacaattctaaaaatgttgaaattgacacgcataataattaaggataactcggtgctaccgggcctcaaaaaatgagcctggaacccatacataattattggATATGATGATGCATTTTACTGGTTATAGACCTCAAGGTGACGCTGGGGGCAGTCGCGTTGCTTTGTCAGTCATCAGAGATCATATGGCGTTTTTGCACCCAGACATTACCGGCGAGACGGAGGATCTCCATATTGAGAGGTACATGCGGTTGGCGCTGCTCCTGCTTTTCGggtgtgtcttgttcccgaacacttcggggagtaaagtgagtatgcgctttcTCCACCATCTTCAGGAGTTGGATGGTTTACCCCAGTACAGTTGGGGTGCTGCTATTCTCGCATACCTGTATAGGAGCATGTGCCGGGCGAGCATGGGCCCAGcggtggacatatgtggttttctgcccctcctacaggtgacaacattttcgaatactctattcatttctccgaattctatatggtcgaaatgactcataaattttacatcaaccttttatcttaggtttgggcctggcaaCGGATCATaccgttgcagccacctctaccagcACTTGCACCTGGTGAGGCTTATTCGTTTCTCCCTCTATCTTCTAGGTGGATTCTCAggcgtgggaactaccgagggaccgatgctcatcataatctcccccttatcAGGGATATGCTAGATATGCTGGTGGACGGACAGGTAGATATGTACCTACACTTACTTGTTtaaattgagttgtgttgcgcatactcacttttatgttattatttggcagttcatctggacgccatacagTGACGAGTTGGTAGCTCAGCTGCCCTTTTATTGCTCAGTCGATTGAATGCTTTGGAGCACCTCCGTTCCGATGATCTTctttgatattgttgagtatcatgccacagagcgtgtGCTTCGCCAGTTTCACCGTCCCCAGCCTATACCGAGGGATCCTGGATGGGTGGCTATACACTATCAGCAGGATGACTGTGCCAGGCTGGacgatatatatatgggatggctAGAGCAGCAGGTCCTTATTTGGGAGGAGCACCGAGCTGACCGTATTCCGCCAGCACCTACATTTTCCCAGGAGGCCACTATTCATATGTATGCATCATGGTACCGCCGTCACACCCGACTGAttatcgggaaccccattcatgtacttggcgagcgctacagaccatacgtcgggagacacgaggcactggtatgttttttggcttattaatatcgtataattgtgatattgcgttatttaattaatattttaaatatttcacaggcTATTAGGCATCATCACCtctaccagttgggacaggagatgcagcAGCATACTGACATCCCTGCAGTCGTTGACTATGTCCGGCGGGTGGCACAGTTGGCTTGTCGGACCCTGTTTCAGGCGAGAGATGCCGTGAGGTTGGACCA
This sequence is a window from Nicotiana sylvestris chromosome 3, ASM39365v2, whole genome shotgun sequence. Protein-coding genes within it:
- the LOC138888558 gene encoding protein MAIN-LIKE 2-like, with the translated sequence MHFTGYRPQGDAGGSRVALSVIRDHMAFLHPDITGETEDLHIERYMRLALLLLFGCVLFPNTSGSKVSMRFLHHLQELDGLPQYSWGAAILAYLYRSMCRASMGPAVDICGFLPLLQVWAWQRIIPLQPPLPALAPGEAYSFLPLSSRWILRRGNYRGTDAHHNLPLIRDMLDMLVDGQFIWTPYSDELVAQLPFYCSVD